A section of the Saccharopolyspora gregorii genome encodes:
- a CDS encoding A24 family peptidase encodes MITMLWGLAAAPLIAVSLLPWLPRWWMPMVAGASLALLSAAVQARFGGDPALAAWWWLAVVGVVLGLIDSVHHRLPHPWTAALLLGGMVVFGGLRPEVLPRLVASSVVMLAVGLLVQWVVPGHIGFGDTLLLVALTPYWAWSGWSAVLAGVITAHLVLGVFAAVAWLSGLRGPGIRIAAGPGLLLGTWLPLLA; translated from the coding sequence ATGATCACGATGTTGTGGGGCTTGGCAGCTGCGCCGCTGATCGCGGTGAGCCTGCTGCCTTGGCTTCCCCGGTGGTGGATGCCGATGGTGGCCGGGGCGAGCTTGGCGTTGTTGTCGGCGGCGGTGCAGGCGCGGTTCGGTGGGGATCCGGCGTTGGCGGCGTGGTGGTGGCTGGCGGTGGTCGGGGTGGTGTTGGGGTTGATCGACTCGGTGCACCACCGGTTGCCGCACCCGTGGACGGCGGCCTTGTTGCTCGGCGGCATGGTGGTCTTCGGTGGTCTCCGGCCGGAGGTGCTTCCACGGCTGGTGGCCTCGAGCGTGGTGATGCTGGCGGTGGGGCTGCTGGTGCAGTGGGTGGTGCCTGGGCACATCGGGTTCGGGGACACGCTGTTGCTGGTGGCGTTGACGCCGTATTGGGCGTGGTCGGGGTGGTCCGCGGTGTTGGCCGGGGTGATCACGGCACACCTGGTGCTCGGGGTGTTCGCGGCGGTGGCGTGGCTTTCCGGGCTGCGGGGCCCGGGCATTCGAATCGCGGCCGGGCCGGGGCTGCTGCTCGGGACGTGGCTGCCGTTGCTGGCGTGA
- a CDS encoding P-loop NTPase family protein: MAITALISALGAPGVSTTVAALSTAWPGPVLAVDADPVRGSLVPGWLSRWWVDGRITTDGVVTFAASTRRMRSVPAEGLAGHAQEVPHARHVRVLPGVLHREQTTAIGSEGWSRLASALRDLSRSGPDVLVDAGRWSPTTPWPLLAEADRVLLAVRPSLRSCSGSTDLARLLAERVGTRAQVAVLGADSSTAAEAASVVGLPLGLSMPLDYPAAQVFADGVHGPPHLEQRRLWKATRRNARALHRQAHRPVRFETNSALDLLKAGNE; this comes from the coding sequence ATGGCGATCACAGCTTTGATCAGCGCGCTCGGTGCTCCGGGGGTGTCGACCACGGTCGCGGCGCTGTCCACGGCGTGGCCGGGGCCGGTGCTGGCGGTGGATGCCGACCCGGTGCGGGGGTCGCTGGTGCCGGGGTGGCTGTCGCGGTGGTGGGTCGACGGGCGCATCACCACCGACGGGGTGGTGACCTTCGCCGCCAGCACCCGCCGCATGCGTTCCGTGCCCGCTGAAGGGCTTGCCGGTCACGCCCAAGAGGTGCCGCACGCCCGGCACGTGCGGGTGCTGCCCGGAGTGCTGCACCGCGAGCAGACCACCGCGATCGGCTCGGAGGGCTGGTCGAGGCTGGCCAGCGCCCTGCGGGACCTCTCCCGCTCCGGCCCGGACGTGCTCGTCGACGCCGGGCGGTGGTCACCGACGACTCCGTGGCCGTTGCTCGCGGAAGCGGACCGGGTGCTGCTGGCGGTGCGGCCGAGCCTGCGGTCGTGCTCGGGCAGCACCGATCTCGCCCGGCTGCTGGCCGAACGGGTCGGAACGCGGGCGCAAGTGGCGGTGCTCGGCGCGGACTCCTCCACCGCGGCTGAAGCGGCGTCCGTGGTGGGGCTGCCGCTGGGGCTGTCGATGCCGCTGGACTACCCCGCGGCCCAGGTGTTCGCCGACGGCGTCCACGGACCGCCGCACCTGGAACAACGCAGGCTCTGGAAGGCGACGCGCCGCAACGCCCGCGCCCTGCACCGCCAAGCCCACCGTCCGGTGCGGTTCGAGACCAACTCCGCGCTCGACCTGTTGAAAGCGGGGAACGAATGA
- a CDS encoding type II secretion system F family protein, with protein sequence MTGWPVGGIAAAAGVLGLPHLLSPSRTRHGIERADALVTWTRRVADLLASGAGGLAQAITRSAATAPEPLVEPVQRLAQRARTHGMEAALREFADGLADPAADAIVLALLLRLRTGGRGLADLLHRQADAQAREVAARRDVEADRAKPRATVRSLVGITLVMLAGLLLFAGHYLAPFSTGTGQLVLAGISVFGAGALMWMHRLTTPPPPRRYLTTGEAR encoded by the coding sequence GTGACCGGGTGGCCGGTCGGCGGCATCGCGGCCGCCGCAGGCGTGCTCGGCCTGCCCCACCTGCTCTCCCCCAGCCGCACCCGGCACGGCATCGAGCGCGCCGACGCGCTGGTGACCTGGACTCGGCGGGTCGCCGACCTGCTCGCCTCCGGGGCTGGAGGACTCGCCCAGGCGATCACCCGCTCCGCAGCCACCGCACCGGAGCCGCTGGTGGAACCGGTGCAACGGCTCGCACAACGGGCCCGCACGCACGGCATGGAAGCCGCGCTGCGCGAGTTCGCCGATGGGCTCGCCGACCCGGCCGCCGACGCGATCGTGCTCGCCCTGCTGCTGCGGCTGCGCACCGGCGGACGCGGCCTCGCCGACCTGCTGCACCGCCAAGCCGACGCCCAGGCCCGCGAGGTCGCCGCCCGCCGGGACGTCGAAGCCGACCGGGCCAAACCCCGCGCCACGGTGCGATCCCTAGTCGGCATCACCCTGGTCATGCTCGCCGGACTGCTGCTGTTCGCCGGGCACTACCTCGCACCGTTCTCCACCGGAACCGGCCAGCTCGTGCTTGCAGGGATCTCGGTCTTCGGGGCGGGCGCGCTGATGTGGATGCACCGGCTCACCACCCCACCCCCACCACGCCGCTACCTCACCACCGGGGAGGCCCGATGA
- a CDS encoding TadE/TadG family type IV pilus assembly protein produces the protein MTVHTRHTCSDRGSETVETAVLAGLALVLLVSVVQAALWWHTHSLCQHAATTGLHAARTYNSAPGSGEHAAADFLTRAPNAATDPATSVEASAQAVTVRVSATAPRVLPIPGLEFRVTRTATAEQEKFTTPGGRS, from the coding sequence ATGACTGTCCACACCAGACACACATGTTCGGACCGCGGCTCGGAAACCGTCGAGACCGCCGTGCTCGCCGGGCTGGCGCTGGTCCTGCTGGTCTCGGTCGTGCAGGCCGCGTTGTGGTGGCACACCCACAGCCTCTGCCAGCACGCCGCCACCACCGGCCTGCACGCCGCCCGCACCTACAACTCCGCCCCAGGCTCCGGAGAACACGCCGCCGCCGACTTCCTCACCCGCGCGCCGAACGCCGCCACCGACCCCGCCACGAGCGTGGAAGCCAGTGCGCAGGCGGTGACCGTGCGGGTGTCGGCGACCGCGCCGCGCGTGCTGCCCATCCCCGGCCTCGAGTTCCGCGTCACCCGCACGGCGACGGCCGAACAGGAGAAGTTCACGACGCCGGGAGGCAGATCATGA
- a CDS encoding putative T7SS-secreted protein, with the protein MAAELGQARDPKALIPGDPDALNGTVEKFTIFGAALIAAGEGMRDITVSGWSGSAADKFLALYQVEPLRWLTCGDAFNDAASALITYSDALRWAQGKAADAVAMWDEAQASTDAARAEHARALDHVAREAAARGVPAGPQPPFEDPGAEQRAAAIDLLNRARTDLHSAGDLAASAIAAARDHAPDKPGWFGQMLGMVEDFAYDMRDGANESLDATLSFAASLAQDPGKIDDAASAAATNIASAVTNPGQTVKNILDVDTWKDSPGRAVGHLIADTVGGGPVKRVAGEVAAGRALAGDGARRDERRGYEPVRNRVKLRAQTKRDIYRSADRAPNGEDFECAATEEEIPARRYPDGSPVLINPDTGKPDRNGMSVPQPGEFHFGHQPYREWWRYKIEAEEGGYSRQRVIEDQNDPDRYRIETPQANRSHRYEHPR; encoded by the coding sequence ATGGCCGCTGAACTCGGGCAGGCTCGTGACCCGAAGGCATTGATCCCCGGCGATCCGGATGCGCTGAACGGGACCGTCGAGAAGTTCACGATCTTCGGTGCCGCACTGATCGCCGCGGGCGAAGGCATGCGAGACATCACCGTCTCCGGCTGGAGCGGTAGTGCTGCCGACAAGTTTCTGGCGCTCTACCAGGTCGAACCTCTGCGTTGGTTGACTTGCGGAGATGCGTTCAACGACGCGGCATCGGCCCTGATCACCTACTCGGACGCACTGCGCTGGGCCCAAGGCAAAGCCGCCGACGCGGTGGCGATGTGGGACGAAGCCCAAGCATCCACCGACGCTGCTCGAGCTGAGCACGCCCGCGCCCTCGACCACGTCGCCCGCGAAGCTGCGGCCCGCGGCGTGCCTGCCGGGCCACAGCCGCCGTTCGAAGATCCCGGAGCAGAACAACGCGCAGCCGCCATCGACCTTCTCAACCGCGCTCGCACGGACCTGCACTCGGCCGGCGACCTCGCTGCTTCCGCGATCGCCGCCGCCCGCGACCACGCGCCGGACAAACCCGGGTGGTTCGGCCAAATGCTGGGCATGGTCGAAGACTTCGCCTACGACATGCGCGACGGTGCCAACGAAAGCCTCGACGCCACTCTGAGCTTCGCCGCGTCACTGGCCCAAGACCCCGGCAAGATCGACGATGCTGCTTCCGCGGCAGCCACCAACATCGCCTCCGCCGTCACCAACCCCGGGCAGACGGTGAAGAACATCCTGGATGTCGACACGTGGAAGGACAGCCCAGGTCGTGCCGTCGGCCACCTGATCGCCGACACGGTCGGCGGCGGACCCGTCAAACGCGTCGCTGGGGAAGTCGCCGCAGGACGCGCCCTCGCCGGAGACGGCGCACGACGCGACGAACGCCGCGGCTATGAACCCGTCCGCAACCGCGTCAAACTCCGCGCCCAAACCAAACGCGACATCTACCGATCTGCTGATCGTGCGCCAAACGGCGAAGATTTCGAATGTGCGGCGACTGAAGAAGAGATCCCGGCCCGGCGGTACCCAGACGGTAGCCCAGTGCTTATCAACCCAGACACCGGTAAACCTGACCGGAACGGCATGAGCGTGCCGCAGCCCGGAGAGTTCCATTTCGGCCATCAGCCTTACAGAGAGTGGTGGCGGTACAAGATCGAGGCTGAAGAGGGAGGATATTCGAGGCAACGGGTCATTGAGGATCAAAATGACCCCGATAGATATCGGATTGAAACTCCACAGGCGAATCGTAGCCACCGGTATGAGCATCCGCGGTAG
- a CDS encoding SAF domain-containing protein has translation MWVTSGVLIVAAVAGNAALVAHLADRASVLVLARDVAWGQRITADDVVARDLPAAVGAFAVPDTARSQLVGQVAAANLRAGDLLSQRDVSAQAVPGPGQRVLGLRLDPGRYPAGGLAPNDPIAVHPAPDDGTTASSTTPSSGREFLARVVRTSPPDAEGAITADVLIPETTVSAAVEAAVGGAQVSLLGPAHQ, from the coding sequence GTGTGGGTCACCTCTGGGGTGCTGATCGTCGCGGCGGTCGCGGGGAACGCGGCGCTGGTGGCGCACCTGGCCGACCGGGCCTCGGTGCTCGTGCTCGCCCGGGACGTGGCGTGGGGCCAGCGGATCACCGCCGATGACGTCGTCGCACGAGACCTCCCCGCCGCGGTCGGCGCGTTCGCCGTCCCCGATACCGCGCGGTCCCAACTCGTCGGGCAGGTCGCCGCAGCGAACCTGCGGGCCGGAGATCTCCTGTCCCAGCGGGACGTGTCCGCACAGGCGGTGCCAGGCCCGGGCCAGCGGGTTCTCGGGCTGCGGCTCGATCCCGGGCGGTACCCGGCGGGCGGGCTGGCACCCAACGATCCGATCGCCGTGCACCCCGCCCCGGACGACGGCACCACGGCCAGCAGCACCACACCGAGCAGCGGGCGCGAGTTCCTCGCGCGGGTGGTGCGCACCTCACCCCCGGATGCCGAGGGGGCGATCACCGCCGACGTGCTCATCCCTGAGACCACCGTCTCCGCCGCGGTCGAGGCGGCCGTGGGCGGGGCGCAGGTCAGCCTCCTCGGACCCGCCCATCAGTAA
- a CDS encoding GGDEF domain-containing protein, producing MRVPAQATTVARTLLRTQRRALATENGELRRQLQFWETYIAELERDLARASAQAWDTVAEVPVRAAWESIVDARLAGERDRTWVVWADLDEFKRVNDRFGHLCGDAVLRAVARRLEEAFAARSPVVCRLGGDEFGVLARDLDRDADLTRFTALMAEPVALPHGCSVLVAASVGVVHAGELASDASREDLLRRADADSYARKPHRVAGAPSPRTRARVLGAHAIGAAR from the coding sequence ATGCGTGTTCCGGCACAAGCGACGACGGTGGCACGGACCTTGCTGCGTACTCAACGCCGTGCTCTGGCAACGGAGAACGGCGAGCTGCGCCGTCAGCTTCAGTTCTGGGAAACCTACATCGCCGAGCTCGAGCGGGACCTGGCTCGAGCGAGCGCACAAGCGTGGGACACGGTGGCGGAAGTTCCGGTCCGCGCCGCCTGGGAGTCCATTGTGGACGCTCGACTCGCGGGTGAACGGGACCGCACGTGGGTCGTGTGGGCAGACCTCGACGAGTTCAAACGCGTCAACGACCGGTTCGGGCATCTGTGCGGGGACGCGGTCCTTCGCGCAGTGGCACGACGGCTGGAGGAAGCTTTCGCGGCCCGCTCCCCGGTGGTCTGCCGTCTTGGCGGGGACGAGTTCGGGGTGCTCGCACGTGACCTCGACCGCGACGCGGACCTGACGCGCTTCACCGCGCTGATGGCTGAGCCGGTGGCGTTGCCGCACGGGTGCTCGGTGCTCGTAGCGGCCTCCGTGGGTGTCGTCCACGCCGGCGAGCTCGCCTCGGACGCATCGCGCGAGGACCTGCTGCGCCGGGCGGATGCGGACTCCTACGCCCGCAAGCCACACCGTGTCGCCGGTGCTCCGAGTCCACGAACGCGGGCACGGGTACTGGGCGCCCATGCGATCGGAGCGGCACGGTGA
- a CDS encoding suppressor of fused domain protein: protein MNLDVLRAHYARFFGVLTASEIADEIEIARWDRPEFASVSTLGLCRKRITAIYPQELVCSVKPEQAGAAQVLVRGTLEMIASLGRGMVHQSVITNEEPLLPETDIHGVLVAAHPYLDDAFNVVFGPGRTVLVDIMTLIPITAAEAALARGGNVERLLDAFEAADPELTDITRRSVV, encoded by the coding sequence ATGAACCTCGACGTACTTCGCGCTCATTACGCGCGCTTCTTCGGCGTACTGACGGCAAGCGAGATCGCTGACGAGATCGAGATCGCCCGTTGGGATCGGCCTGAGTTTGCCTCGGTGTCCACGCTCGGACTGTGCCGCAAGCGCATCACCGCGATCTACCCGCAGGAGCTGGTGTGCTCGGTGAAGCCTGAGCAGGCCGGTGCGGCGCAAGTCCTGGTGCGGGGCACCCTGGAGATGATCGCGAGCTTGGGGCGGGGCATGGTGCACCAGAGCGTGATCACCAACGAGGAGCCGCTGCTTCCTGAGACCGACATCCACGGGGTGCTCGTCGCTGCCCATCCCTACCTGGACGATGCGTTCAACGTCGTCTTCGGCCCGGGCCGCACCGTCCTCGTGGACATCATGACGCTCATCCCCATTACCGCGGCGGAAGCTGCACTGGCACGCGGTGGCAATGTCGAACGCTTGCTCGACGCGTTCGAAGCGGCGGACCCCGAGCTGACCGACATCACCCGCCGATCGGTGGTCTGA
- a CDS encoding type II secretion system F family protein, translated as MMPLALLLGLTLGTGLVLAFAAMLPAAPLRLDTALHQITTRTAETSDPRLFTDRLASRAARARHPWLGLPTADLDLLERTQQQYLAQRVRGTALGTATGAGVGLLGPITGVPPTPTVILGVVGGAGLGGMLPYFQLRDAAARRREDYRRVLAVYLDLVAQERNAGRAATPALREAAELTEHPFFLRIRATVAQAHRLGHTPWDAVRDLGDRLRLPELAEVADLADTAADGAAIATSLHTKAASLRHAALATDTADAHSRSERLTLPTSLLMLAFLGLVLYPTVAQLLTT; from the coding sequence ATGATGCCGCTCGCCCTGCTGCTCGGACTCACCCTCGGCACCGGACTGGTCCTGGCATTCGCCGCGATGCTGCCCGCAGCACCGCTACGCCTGGACACCGCACTCCACCAGATCACCACCCGCACCGCCGAAACCAGCGACCCCCGCCTGTTCACCGACCGCCTCGCGAGCCGGGCGGCCCGAGCCCGGCATCCCTGGCTCGGGCTCCCCACCGCCGACCTCGACCTGCTGGAACGAACACAGCAGCAGTACCTGGCCCAGCGCGTGCGCGGGACGGCACTCGGCACCGCGACCGGAGCCGGGGTCGGTCTGCTCGGACCCATCACCGGTGTGCCGCCCACGCCCACCGTGATTCTCGGTGTCGTGGGAGGGGCCGGGCTCGGCGGCATGCTCCCCTACTTCCAGCTCCGCGACGCCGCCGCACGGCGCCGCGAGGACTACCGCCGTGTACTCGCGGTCTACCTCGACCTCGTCGCCCAAGAACGCAACGCCGGCCGCGCCGCCACACCCGCGCTGCGCGAGGCCGCCGAGCTCACCGAACACCCGTTTTTCCTGCGCATCCGGGCCACCGTCGCGCAAGCACACCGGCTCGGCCACACCCCCTGGGACGCGGTGCGTGACCTCGGCGACCGACTTCGGCTCCCGGAGCTCGCCGAAGTCGCCGACCTGGCCGACACCGCCGCCGACGGCGCGGCCATCGCCACCAGCCTGCACACCAAAGCCGCCTCCCTGCGCCACGCCGCGCTCGCCACCGACACCGCCGACGCCCACTCCCGCAGCGAGCGCCTCACCCTGCCGACCTCGCTGCTGATGCTGGCGTTCCTCGGCCTCGTGCTCTACCCGACCGTCGCCCAGCTCCTCACCACCTGA
- a CDS encoding ankyrin repeat domain-containing protein, with amino-acid sequence MTDLDRMGRDPLHYAAAENDVTTVQQRLAAGVGVDITEDREGYTPLFFAVQEGALDAARYLLEAGASVRCTTTAGAAKTPLHLAVSRWRKSPDGAMIRLLLEYGADKAATTRKGRTPRLIAQGQFDFPDDLAELLDV; translated from the coding sequence ATGACTGATCTGGACCGCATGGGCCGTGACCCGCTGCACTATGCAGCGGCGGAGAACGACGTCACGACCGTGCAGCAGCGTCTCGCAGCAGGCGTAGGCGTGGATATCACAGAGGACCGTGAGGGCTACACGCCCTTGTTCTTTGCTGTGCAAGAGGGCGCCCTCGACGCGGCACGGTACCTCTTGGAAGCAGGCGCGAGTGTACGTTGCACCACGACCGCAGGCGCCGCCAAGACTCCGCTTCATCTCGCGGTCAGTCGTTGGCGCAAGAGCCCGGACGGAGCGATGATCCGTCTCTTGCTCGAATACGGGGCGGACAAGGCCGCCACGACGAGAAAGGGACGCACTCCGAGGCTCATTGCGCAGGGGCAGTTCGATTTTCCCGATGACCTAGCGGAACTGCTCGACGTATGA
- a CDS encoding CpaF family protein translates to MNTLLPWFDDGDPIPVPEAVQALRTMVAARLDGGAHDWEAVVGEEVTAWVADRARHGLPELSHPAERRLATAVRGAVAGLGGLAPLLDRDEIENIHIHGHDQVLVECADGTTKRWPYPVADSDDALLDLLGEMFARLGRTSREFSPAHPIANMRIPFGGPLGARVAAVREVCDRPRVAIRRHRLAHATLDDLHANGTLDDRLHDVVAAAVATGLNILVSGGPYTGKTTLLRALCQQISPFEHVITVEDDYELGLHLDQRRHPLVTAWEARTAGAEGAGEITLDDLLKQALRHSPSRVIVGEVRAGEITALLRALGNGAAGGLGTLHATSAAAVPDRIAALGQLADPPLPITAAHRWTASALDLIVHVTRHDTPHGRHRTIGEIVEVGPIGDGDGPDLTPLFATPPGQHHAVPVGPPSPRLLARLHAAGLDPDVFAPPVFAGDRR, encoded by the coding sequence ATGAACACGCTGCTGCCCTGGTTCGACGACGGGGACCCGATCCCCGTCCCCGAAGCCGTGCAAGCCCTGCGCACGATGGTCGCGGCCCGTCTCGACGGCGGGGCCCACGACTGGGAGGCGGTCGTCGGCGAGGAGGTCACGGCCTGGGTCGCCGACCGGGCGCGGCACGGTCTGCCCGAGCTGTCCCACCCGGCGGAACGCCGCCTCGCCACGGCCGTGCGCGGTGCGGTCGCCGGGCTCGGCGGCCTCGCCCCGCTGCTGGACCGCGACGAGATCGAGAACATCCACATCCACGGCCACGACCAGGTCCTCGTGGAATGCGCCGACGGCACGACGAAACGCTGGCCGTACCCGGTCGCCGACTCCGACGACGCGCTACTGGATCTGCTGGGCGAGATGTTCGCGCGCCTCGGGCGCACGAGCCGGGAGTTCTCCCCGGCCCACCCGATCGCGAACATGCGCATCCCCTTCGGCGGTCCGCTCGGGGCGCGCGTGGCGGCGGTGCGGGAGGTGTGCGATCGGCCGCGGGTGGCGATCCGGCGGCATCGGCTCGCCCACGCCACCCTCGACGACCTCCACGCGAACGGCACCCTCGACGACCGCCTCCACGACGTCGTGGCCGCGGCGGTCGCCACCGGGCTCAACATCCTCGTCAGCGGCGGCCCCTACACCGGCAAGACGACGTTGCTGCGGGCGTTGTGCCAGCAGATCTCCCCGTTCGAGCACGTGATCACCGTCGAGGACGATTACGAGCTCGGCCTGCACCTCGACCAGCGGCGGCATCCTCTGGTCACCGCGTGGGAGGCCCGCACCGCCGGGGCCGAGGGCGCCGGCGAGATCACCCTCGACGACCTGCTTAAGCAGGCGCTGCGGCATTCGCCCTCGCGGGTGATCGTCGGCGAGGTCCGTGCCGGGGAGATCACCGCGCTCCTGCGAGCCTTGGGCAACGGGGCGGCCGGGGGGTTGGGCACCCTGCACGCCACCAGCGCCGCCGCGGTCCCGGACCGGATCGCCGCACTCGGCCAGCTCGCGGACCCGCCGCTGCCGATCACCGCCGCGCACCGCTGGACCGCCTCCGCGCTCGACCTCATCGTCCACGTCACCCGCCACGACACCCCCCACGGCCGCCACCGCACCATCGGCGAGATCGTCGAAGTCGGCCCGATCGGGGACGGTGACGGCCCGGACCTCACCCCGCTGTTCGCCACCCCGCCCGGCCAGCACCACGCGGTCCCGGTCGGCCCGCCCAGCCCGCGCCTGCTCGCCCGCCTGCACGCCGCAGGGCTCGACCCCGACGTGTTCGCACCACCGGTCTTCGCAGGTGATCGCCGATGA
- a CDS encoding NB-ARC domain-containing protein, with protein MRDEEVGALVQRWRKERRLGVRELAKTIQVHHTLLSRLESGQRRLSVELAERLDRELTTAGDLAAAVAEVRTGQAHGTSNGNGRAVVPAQLPPVEDLVDRVRLVETITGEGSRPAPVNSSSPRTVVLTGPGGVGKTAIAIAAAARMRHEFDGVLWADLRGWDLNTGPRAPAVVLRSWCAATTGTPVTALPADLDDLVALWRSVLQEKRYIIGVDNARSEQIGALIPASPGSVVLITSRDRVPDVPGRVVWLSVPPLEPDDATALIAARARKPAREVAGLACRGGGLPLALRSLGDYIAAHDADEEMIAEMSADTAPPDAVRRNARLSYEHLTEEQARAWRLCAILPEITPESAAAATDTDLRQVRELLNGVADVSLLSKHGRNWTYHELHRAIALEESRRVDPRAVRDGATERSLLYMLHGWANAAVTLAPDRAIGPPLDTPPPSVAPPTFDSYEAALDWSETRWEYLPAAVRAAIDKGWNRLAWQLAACSFNYVILVKAYEQAMNLTQTVLEVTERSDVMEGQAWMLHIQGCIETERGDLDGAVRVLTRALEIRRRRGDLRDIGWTAQAFVRARLFRGDPPNEVLVTATEAVDSLDALGATSGAASARSVRGNLYLVTGDLPAAAADLTRAVEQLPIGGDPLLHCYAYTRLAETQLKQHELDEAEQLARHAVEYAEEHSARFSEVDALDILGRVLNERHDAEGAASAWTRALQIADNIGAVEADQIQERLECLNDHQR; from the coding sequence ATGCGGGACGAAGAAGTCGGCGCGCTCGTGCAGCGATGGCGCAAGGAGCGACGCCTGGGTGTACGTGAGCTGGCGAAGACGATTCAGGTTCACCACACCTTGCTCTCGCGATTGGAATCCGGGCAGCGTCGTTTGAGCGTGGAGCTGGCCGAGCGCTTGGACCGTGAGCTCACTACGGCCGGCGATCTCGCTGCGGCGGTCGCCGAAGTTCGCACAGGTCAGGCCCACGGCACATCCAACGGCAACGGAAGAGCGGTCGTTCCGGCCCAGCTTCCGCCGGTCGAAGACCTCGTCGACCGCGTGCGGCTCGTGGAAACGATCACCGGTGAGGGAAGCCGCCCCGCGCCCGTGAACTCCTCCTCCCCGCGCACAGTGGTCCTGACCGGCCCAGGGGGAGTGGGCAAGACCGCCATCGCCATCGCCGCCGCAGCGCGGATGCGCCATGAATTCGACGGCGTCCTCTGGGCGGATCTGCGCGGGTGGGACTTGAACACCGGCCCCCGTGCTCCGGCAGTGGTGCTGCGGTCGTGGTGCGCTGCTACCACCGGGACTCCGGTGACCGCGCTTCCCGCCGACCTCGACGACCTGGTCGCGCTGTGGCGCAGTGTGCTGCAGGAGAAGCGCTACATCATCGGCGTGGACAACGCCCGATCAGAGCAAATCGGTGCCTTGATCCCGGCTTCGCCCGGTAGCGTGGTGCTGATAACCAGTCGTGATCGAGTCCCTGACGTCCCGGGCCGGGTCGTGTGGCTGTCCGTACCGCCGCTGGAGCCCGACGATGCCACCGCACTCATCGCAGCCCGAGCTAGGAAACCGGCACGCGAAGTAGCCGGCCTCGCCTGCCGCGGCGGCGGCCTTCCACTGGCACTGCGGTCGCTCGGGGACTACATCGCCGCGCACGACGCCGACGAGGAGATGATCGCCGAGATGTCCGCCGACACCGCTCCGCCCGATGCCGTCCGGCGCAACGCCCGGCTCTCGTACGAACACCTCACCGAGGAGCAAGCCCGGGCTTGGCGGCTGTGCGCGATCCTGCCCGAGATCACACCCGAGTCCGCTGCTGCCGCGACCGACACCGACCTCCGGCAAGTGCGCGAACTCCTCAACGGCGTTGCCGATGTGTCCTTGCTGAGCAAGCACGGCCGCAACTGGACCTACCACGAGCTGCACCGGGCCATTGCACTCGAAGAATCCCGCCGCGTCGACCCGCGCGCGGTCCGCGACGGCGCCACGGAACGCAGCCTGCTCTACATGCTGCACGGCTGGGCCAACGCCGCCGTCACGCTCGCACCCGACCGTGCCATCGGTCCGCCCCTGGACACCCCGCCACCGTCGGTAGCGCCTCCCACCTTCGACTCCTACGAAGCCGCCCTCGACTGGTCCGAGACGCGATGGGAATACCTGCCCGCCGCGGTGCGCGCAGCCATCGACAAGGGTTGGAACCGGCTCGCGTGGCAACTCGCTGCTTGCTCGTTCAACTACGTCATCCTGGTCAAGGCCTACGAGCAAGCGATGAACCTCACCCAGACCGTTCTCGAAGTCACCGAGCGCTCGGACGTGATGGAAGGGCAAGCCTGGATGTTGCACATCCAGGGGTGCATCGAGACCGAACGCGGCGATCTCGACGGCGCGGTACGAGTCCTGACTCGCGCGTTGGAGATCCGCCGTCGTCGTGGCGATCTCCGCGACATCGGCTGGACGGCCCAGGCGTTCGTCCGCGCGCGCCTGTTCCGCGGGGACCCGCCGAACGAAGTCCTGGTGACCGCCACCGAAGCCGTCGACTCGCTCGATGCCCTCGGGGCGACTTCCGGAGCAGCGAGCGCTCGCTCAGTGCGGGGCAACCTCTACCTGGTCACCGGTGACCTGCCCGCCGCTGCTGCCGACCTGACCCGCGCAGTCGAGCAACTTCCCATCGGCGGCGATCCCTTGCTGCACTGCTACGCGTACACCCGCCTGGCGGAGACCCAGCTGAAGCAGCACGAACTCGACGAGGCCGAACAGCTCGCCCGACACGCCGTCGAATACGCAGAAGAGCACAGCGCACGTTTCAGTGAAGTCGATGCCCTCGACATCCTCGGGCGTGTCCTGAACGAACGTCACGACGCCGAGGGGGCGGCCAGTGCGTGGACTCGTGCTCTTCAGATCGCCGACAACATCGGTGCTGTCGAAGCCGACCAAATCCAAGAACGCCTTGAATGCCTCAATGATCACCAAAGGTAG